From Terriglobales bacterium, the proteins below share one genomic window:
- a CDS encoding MASE1 domain-containing protein: protein MPDGLPVALRGNSPSQPEPGEATPKARFLRDLAALLLVTASYILAGKLGLRLAFANASATAVWPPTGIALVAFLFLGYRVWPGILVAAFLTNITTAGGIATSASIAMGNTLEGMLGAYLVNHFAGGLRSFERTRDVFKFVFFGAVLSTLVSATCGVTSLALGGLARWGDYGTVWLTWWLGDATGDLIVAPLLILWATSNIVSWNRKHLLEAGTLALLLLSVGEVVFGGLLPFSHKNYPLEFMCIPCLIWAALRFGQRGVATVTFLLSGIAIRGTLLGFGPFVGKTQNESLLLLQAFMGVTAVMTMTLATIVSERRRAELDREELILELQEALSKVKTLKGLIPICAVCKNIRDDQGYWNQIESYIREHSQADFTHGICPACAKRLYPEEWKSAS, encoded by the coding sequence ATGCCTGACGGCCTCCCGGTTGCTCTCCGAGGCAACTCGCCATCTCAACCTGAGCCAGGAGAGGCAACACCAAAAGCCAGATTTTTGAGAGACCTTGCAGCCCTCCTCCTCGTGACTGCCAGCTATATCCTCGCAGGCAAGCTTGGGCTGAGATTGGCCTTTGCCAACGCAAGCGCCACAGCGGTCTGGCCGCCTACGGGAATTGCCCTCGTGGCGTTTCTATTCCTTGGCTACCGCGTCTGGCCGGGTATTCTGGTGGCAGCATTCTTGACCAACATCACAACCGCCGGCGGTATCGCCACCTCGGCCAGCATCGCGATGGGAAACACCCTGGAAGGGATGCTGGGGGCCTATTTGGTGAACCATTTCGCAGGCGGCCTGCGCTCATTCGAGCGTACGCGGGACGTTTTCAAATTTGTGTTCTTTGGTGCGGTCCTCAGCACTTTGGTGAGCGCCACTTGCGGTGTGACCAGCCTTGCCCTCGGCGGTCTTGCCCGATGGGGCGACTATGGAACGGTTTGGCTGACGTGGTGGTTGGGAGATGCAACCGGCGATCTCATCGTAGCTCCCTTGCTGATCTTATGGGCAACCAGCAACATTGTTTCCTGGAACAGGAAGCATCTGCTGGAAGCCGGCACACTCGCCCTTCTACTTCTCTCAGTGGGTGAGGTCGTGTTTGGCGGCTTGCTTCCTTTCTCCCACAAGAACTATCCCCTGGAGTTCATGTGCATTCCGTGCCTCATCTGGGCGGCATTGCGGTTCGGTCAGCGAGGGGTGGCAACGGTGACCTTCCTGCTGTCAGGCATCGCTATCCGGGGCACGCTTCTCGGGTTTGGTCCATTCGTCGGCAAGACGCAAAACGAATCTTTGCTCCTGCTGCAGGCATTTATGGGCGTGACCGCGGTAATGACGATGACGCTTGCAACCATTGTCTCGGAACGCAGACGGGCGGAGTTGGACCGCGAAGAACTGATTCTGGAACTTCAGGAAGCACTCAGCAAGGTCAAGACCCTCAAAGGTCTGATTCCCATATGCGCGGTTTGCAAGAATATCCGCGACGATCAGGGATACTGGAACCAGATTGAAAGTTATATCCGCGAACATTCCCAAGCCGACTTTACGCATGGCATTTGCCCGGCATGTGCAAAGAGGTTGTATCCCGAAGAGTGGAAGAGCGCCTCCTAG